One window from the genome of Podospora pseudocomata strain CBS 415.72m chromosome 1 map unlocalized CBS415.72m_1.2, whole genome shotgun sequence encodes:
- the NPT1 gene encoding nicotinate phosphoribosyltransferase (COG:H; EggNog:ENOG503NUQW; BUSCO:EOG09262KJA), with protein sequence MINFNSGSPYPEGVISFLDTDLYKLTMQCAVLKHYKDVPVTYAFTNRTPEKKLSRKAFNWLEEQIRKLGNISLSAEELQYLKQHCPYFTPEYLEFLSEFRLRPREQVTTTFSPGSEDTGSEGDIGELDIKISGTWLETILYEIPLLALTSEAYFKFMDTDWTYDGQEEQAFAKGMRLLEAGCVFSEFGTRRRRDYHTQALVFRGLTKASKEAGKKGWSGKLSGTSNVHLAMRFGIPPVGTVAHEWFMGTAAIVGDYTLSTEEALYRWVECFGEGVLGIALTDTFGTPEFLKAFSKPVRHLGEPAPQHTDRKPSVADSFISAVTSATKPAKTEMTYADVFTGVRQDSGDPKTFVKVMRKFYDEQGIHDKKVIVFSDSLNIDRCLEYKQVSEEAGFQPTFGVGTFLTNDFVHTTTGKKSTPLNIVIKLSSAAGRPAIKISDNVGKNTGDKETVQQVKRQLGYVEKEWQEGDESARWGREDDSTKQ encoded by the exons ATGATTAACTTCAACAGCGGTTCACCCTACCCAGAGGGTGTCATCTCTTTTCTGGATACAGATTTGTACAAGCTGACGATGCAATGCGCCGTCCTCAAGCATTACAAAGATGTACCAGTCACCTATGCTTTCACCAACCGGACCCCCGAGAAGAAGCTCTCACGGAAGGCTTTCAACTGGCTCGAGGAGCAGATCAGGAAGCTTGGCAATATTTCCTTGTCAGCTGAGGAGCTCCAGTACCTCAAGCAGCACTGCCCATATTTCACCCCTGAATATCTTGAGTTTCTCTCCGAATTCCGCCTCCGGCCGAGGGAGCAAGTAACAACCACCTTCTCGCCAGGTAGCGAGGACACTGGTTCCGAGGGCGACATTGGAGAGTTGGACATCAAGATCAGCGGTACCTGGCTGGAAACGATTCTGTACGAAATCCCTCTGTTGGCATTGACCTCTGAAGCCTATTTCAAGTTTATGGATACCGATTGGACGTATGATGGGCAAGAGGAGCAGGCTTTTGCGAAGGGTATGCGCCTGCTCGAGGCCGGTTGTGTGTTTTCAGAATTCGGCACCCGTCGACGGAGAGACTACCACACCCAGGCTTTGGTTTTCAGAGGCCTGACCAAGGCCAGCAAGGAAGCGGGAAAGAAGGGATGGTCTGGAAAGCTGTCAGGGACCAGCAACGTTCACCTTGCCATGCGCTTTGGCATCCCCCCGGTGGGCACCGTCGCTCACGAATGGTTCATGGGTACTGCTGCTATCGTCGGTGATTACACACTTTCTACCGAGGAGGCTCTCTACCGCTGGGTTGAATGCTTCGGTGAGGGTGTTCTCGGCATTGCTTTGACCGACACCTTTGGTACCCCCGAGTTCCTCAAGGCTTTCAGCAAACCCGTCAGACATCTGGGAGAGCCGGCTCCCCAGCACACGGACCGCAAGCCCAGTGTTGCTGATTCCTTCATCTCGGCGGTGACCTCGGCCACCAAGCCGGCCAAGACCGAAATGACATACGCCGATGTTTTCACTGGTGTCCGACAGGACTCAGGAGACCCCAAGACTTTCGTCAAGGTTATGCGCAAGTTTTATGATGAGCAGGGAATTCATGACAAGAAGGTCATTGTCTTTTCCGATTCTCTCAACATTGACCGGTGCTTGGAGTACAAGCAAGTATCAGAGGAAGCGGGTTTCCAGCCCACATTTGGTGTTGGGACATTCCTGACCAACGATTTCGTTCACACAACGACCGGAAAGAAGTCGACGCCTCTCAACATTGTCATCAAGCTGAGCTCAGCGGCAGGTAGGCCCGCCATCAAGATCAG TGACAACGTTGGCAAAAATACTGGCGACAAGGAGACCGTCCAGCAGGTGAAGCGCCAACTTGGCTATGTCGAAAAAGAATGGCAAGAGGGCGATGAGTCGGCGAGATGGGGCCGCGAGGACGACAGCACCAAGCAGTGA
- a CDS encoding uncharacterized protein (EggNog:ENOG503NVI0; COG:E), producing the protein MADPNSEPLPKKNGLDGGSEDETVAAVENGVVVNHSGYRDQLKRQYSLLGLAGIAVTVDNAWVALGSSISVSILNGGPPGLIFGLIVALFYYTFIGLGLAELASSVPTAGGVYHWATIAGGPKHGRFLGFLTGWINFYGWMFDLAALVQITANITVSMYVIYHRDTYSFEPWHVYVAYLLVLWICILTVIFGNKLLPYTQNAGMFFVIVGGIVTIIVLAAMPKQRASNYFVWGSFDENNLTGWQGGVAFLLGVLNGAFTVGTPDAITHMAEELPHPRRDLPIAIALQIGLGFLYAFCFAIALCYAITDLGILQGGINTYPLVDIYLQATADGEGNQNLGATFGLLFIIWCASMLCCIGTTLTNSRIYWALARDNAVPLSSLFSKVNERLSCPVPATLFVAIIATGIGAIPLGSEVAFLNLAGSFIILTTVSYAIPFAANVLTGRKHFPKGPFHLGNSGFVINILAVLFITLFDTFYCFPYALPTNAEIMNYNSVILAGVVVITMAWWVVHARRSYPGPKVMGLYVVHDDQVLHGAAPGGGQEAEGFGEKKGKE; encoded by the exons ATGGCCGACCCAAACAGTGAACCACTACCCAAGAAGAACGGATTAGATGGCGGATCAGAGGACGAGACGGTGGCTGCGGTTGAGAATGGAGTTGTTGTCAATCATTCCGGGTACAGAGATCAGTTGAAGAGGCAGTACAGCCTTTTGGGGTTGGCAGGGATCGCAGTAACGGTTGACAATGCCTGGGTAGCGTTGGGGTCATCCATCTCGGTCTCTATAC TAAATGGCGGCCCACCAGGCCTCATTTTCGGGCTGATCGTAGCCCTCTTCTACTACACTTTCATCGGCCTAGGACTAGCAGAG ctcgcctcctccgtcccaACAGCAGGAGGCGTCTACCACTGGGCCACCATCGCCGGCGGCCCCAAGCACGGTCGcttcctcggcttcctcacCGGCTGGATCAACTTTTACGGCTGGATGTTCGACCTCGCCGCCCTGGTCCAGATCACGGCCAACATCACCGTCAGCATGTACGTCATCTACCACCGCGACACCTACTCCTTCGAGCCCTGGCACGTCTACGTCGCCTACCTCCTCGTTCTCTGGATTTGCATTTTGACCGTCATCTTTGGCAACAAGCTCCTGCCGTACACCCAGAACGCGGGCATGTTCTTTGTGATTGTGGGCGGGATCGTCACGATTATCGTCTTGGCCGCCATGCCGAAGCAGCGGGCGAGTAACTATTTCGTCTGGGGGAGTTTTGACGAGAACAACCTGACGGGTTGGCAGGGAGGGGTGGCGTTTTTGCTGGGGGTGCTTAATGGGGCTTTTACGGTGGGAACGCCAGATGCGATTACGCATATGGCTGAGGAGCTGCCGCATCCGAGGAGGGATTTGCCCATTGCTATCGCTTTGCagattgggttggggtttttgt ATGCCTTTTGCTTTGCGATTGCGCTTTGTTACGCCATTACCGACCTTGGGATCCTTCAAGGGGGGATTAACACCTACCCGCTGGTGGATATTTACCTTCAGGCGACTGCTGATGGGGAAGGGAACCAGAACCTGGGGGCAACGTTCGGGTTGCTGTTCATCATCTGGTGTGCCTCGATGCTTTGCTGCATTGGCACGACCTTGACCAATTCTCGGATCTACTGGGCTCTGGCTCGGGATAATGCTGTGCCCTTATCGTCACTGTTCAGCAAGGTCAACGAAAGGCTCAGCTGCCCAGTGCCGGCGACGTTGTTTGTTG CCATAATAGCGACAGGCATAGGCGCCATCCCCCTCGGCTCGGAAGTGGCCTTCCTGAACCTAGCCGGCTCCTTCAtaatcctcaccaccgtctcctACGCCATACCTTTTGCAGCCAACGTCTTGACGGGTCGGAAACACTTCCCCAAGGgccccttccacctcggcaATTCCGGCTtcgtcatcaacatcctAGCCGTGCTGTTCATCACTCTGTTCGACACCTTCTACTGCTTCCCCTacgccctccccaccaacgcCGAGATTATGAACTACAACTCTGTTATCcttgctggggtggtggttatcaCAATGGCTTGGTGGGTCGTCCACGCGAGGAGGAGTTATCCGGGGCCGAAGGTGATGGGCCTGTACGTGGTTCATGATGATCAAGTGCTGCACGGGGCGGCACCTGGTGGTGGGCAGGAAGCAGAGGGTtttggggagaagaaggggaaggagtaG
- a CDS encoding uncharacterized protein (COG:O; EggNog:ENOG503NUAJ; BUSCO:EOG09264JQ1) — translation MADNTEAGSDAQITFKVKASNDKMHTITMSESATVLELKTKLAGPDFENIPAANQRLIYSGRILKDADALSVYKIKNLNTIHLVKSAQSNAAASSSASTSTPTPPAVPQNMAAGTPASNILAGLTGARFAGHAPLPNRDLFGADGGMGAPPSEDQMADMLSNPAIAQSMNEALNNPAFVDHMIQSNPMLANVPNARELLQSPAFRQMMTNPEAIRMAARMRRLAGGQGPAAFPAPGVTDTTPAGAAGSEGANAAQNPFGAFPGLFNNLPGAVGASGNDPFAALFGGMSPWGAPPAGATPSTQSAGQANPASPAAGAAAGASPDGQAQGAQAPPVNPFAALFGAPAAGAGAGGAGAGAANPFGMSAEELAQMRQALQGLGGLGGLGGLGGLGAFGAPPASVDNRPPEERYAEQLRQLNDMGFFDFDRNVAALRRSGGSVQGAIEHLLSGP, via the exons ATGGCCGACAACACCGAGGCGGGCAGCGACGCCCAGATCAccttcaaggtcaaggcgtCCAACGACAAAAtgcacaccatcaccatgtccGAGTCGGCCACCGTGTTAGAACTCAAGACAAAGCTAGCCGGCCCCGACTTCGAGAACATCCCAGCCGCCAACCAGCGCCTTATCTACTCCGGGCGTATCCTCAAGGATGCGGATGCCCTGAGCGTCTACAAGATCAAGAATCTTAACACGATCCATTTAGTCAAGTCGGCACAAAGCAATGCCGCTGCCTCGTCCTCTGCGTCGACGtcgacaccaacaccaccagccgtTCCACAGAATATGGCTGCCGGAACTCCAGCCAGCAACATTCTCGCCGGACTCACAGGCGCCAGGTTTGCTGGCCATGCCCCTCTGCCGAATCGGGATCTCTTTGGGGCTGACGGTGGT ATGGGTGCGCCTCCCAGCGAAGACCAAATGGCCGACATGCtatccaacccagccatcgCACAGAGCATGAACGAagccctcaacaacccagcctTTGTTGACCACATGATCCAGTCGAACCCAATGTTGGCCAATGTGCCCAATGCGCGCGAGTTGCTCCAGTCGCCGGCCTTCCGACAGATGATGACAAACCCCGAAGCAATCCGAATGGCGGCCAGGATGCGGAGACTAGCCGGAGGTCAAGGGCCTGCGGCTTTCCCAGCGCCCGGTGTCACCGACACAACACCGGCTGGTGCGGCAGGTAGTGAGGGTGCGAATGCCGCCCAGAATCCGTTTGGTGCTTTTCCTGGCCTCTTCAACAATCTCCCTGGCGCCGTTGGTGCTTCTGGAAACGATCCTTTTGCTGCCCTGTTTGGCGGTATGAGTCCCTGGGGTGCACCTCCTGCGGGGGCAACGCCCTCGACTCAGAGTGCTGGTCAGGCGAACCCGGCGTCACCAGCTGCTGGGGCCGCGGCGGGGGCCTCTCCAGACGGCCAAGCGCAGGGTGCTCAGGCGCCGCCGGTCAACCCCTTTGCTGCTCTGTTCGGCGCTCCGgcagcgggagcgggagcggggggtgctggtgcgGGTGCTGCCAACCCATTCGGCATGTCTGCCGAAGAGCTCGCTCAGATGAGACAAGCCCTCCAAGGGCTGGGAGGTTTGGGCGGATTGGGCGGATTGGGCGGGCTGGGTGCATTTGGCGCGCCACCAGCATCTGTTGATAACAGACCACCTGAGGAGAGATATGCTGAGCAACTGCGGCAGCTGAACGACATGGGATTTTTTGACTTTGACAGAAACGTGGCAGCCTTGCGCAGGAGTGGCGGCAGTGTTCAGGGTGCTATTGAGCATTTGCTCAGTGGGCCGTAA
- the UAP1 gene encoding UDP-N-acetylglucosamine pyrophosphorylase (BUSCO:EOG09262MJW; COG:M; EggNog:ENOG503NVWY) yields MSAQEPTPEQVSQLKAKYEFAAQDQVFTFWDSLSSTEKASLFQQLSLFDPTYINTIFAKTLAPLAKDEKPASLEPLPEAARASILDSDPADIERWYRSGLDLIAANKVAVVLMAGGQGTRLGSSAPKGCFDIGLPSHKSLFQIQAERIRKIEELAQKKSGSKVTVPWYVMTSGPTRGPTEQFFKEKGYFGLSPENVFIFEQGVLPCISNDGKILLESKSKVAVAPDGNGGIYNALVESKVLDDMKKRGIEHIHAYCVDNCLVKVADPVFIGFSASKNVDIATKVVRKRNATESVGLIVQKNGKPDVVEYSEIDPQIAAEEDPEQPGVLKFRAANIVNHYYSFRFLESIPEWAKSLPHHVARKKIPYADIESGEQVKPTKPNGIKLEQFVFDVFPMLELSKFACLEVRREDEFSPLKNAAGTGEDDPDTSRADITAQGRRWLEAAGAKVAGGVEVSPLLSYGGEGLEKYSGQEVKDMLQ; encoded by the exons ATGTCGGCCCAAGAACCAACACCGGAGCAGGTCTCGCAGCTCAAGGCAAAGTACGAGTTCGCTGCCCAGGATCAGGTCTTTACCTTTTGGGATTCGCTCTCGAGCACCGAAAAGGCCTCGCTTTTCCAGCAATTGTCCCTTTTCGACCCTACctacatcaacaccatcttcgCCAAGACCCTTGCACCCCTAGCAAAGGATGAGAAGCCAGCGTCTCTGGAGCCCCTCCCCGAGGCTGCCCGGGCCAGCATTCTCGACTCAGACCCGGCCGATATCGAAAGATGGTACAGATCCGGTCTCGATCTGATCGCTGCAAACAAGGTGGCCGTGGTTCTCATGGCCGGTGGACAAGGCACACGGTTGGGCAGCTCTGCGCCCAAGGGCTGCTTCGACATTGGCCTGCCCTCCCACAAGTCTCTGTTCCAGATCCAAGCCGAGCGTATTCGCaagattgaggagcttgCCCAGAAGAAGTCCGGCAGCAAGGTAACGGTCCCGTGGTACGTCATGACCTCCGGGCCAACCCGGGGTCCTACCGAGCAGTTCTTCAAGGAAAAGGGGTACTTTGGCCTCAGCCCCGAAAACGTCTTCATTTTCGAGCAGGGAGTTCTCCCCTGCATCTCCAACGATGGAAAGATTCTGTTGGAAAGTAAGAGCAAGGTTGCCGTTGCCCCTGATGGGAACGGCGGTATCTACAATGCATTGGTGGAATCCAAGGTGCTGGACGACATGAAGAAGCGCGGCATTGAGCACATTCACGCTTACTGCGTGGATAACTGCCTTGTCAAGGTGGCCGACCCTGTCTTCATTGGCTTTTCGGCGAGTAAGAACGTCGACATTGCCACCAAGGTCGTGCGCAAGCGCAATGCCACTGAAAGCGTTGGGTTGATTGTACAGAAGAATGGCAAGCCGGACGTGGTTGAGTACAGCGAGATTGATCCCCAAatcgccgccgaggaggacccAGAGCAACCCGGTGTGCTCAAGTTCCGTGCCGCCAACATTGTCAACCACTACTACTCGTTCCGCTTCCTCGAGAGCATTCCCGAGTGGGCCAAGAGCCTGCCACACCACGTTGCCCGCAAGAAGATTCCCTATGCGGACATCGAGTCAGGCGAGCAAGtcaagcccaccaagccaAACGGTATCAAGCTGGAGCAGTTTGTCTTTGATGTGTTCCCCATGCTCGAACTTAGCAAGTTTGCTTGCTTGGAGGTGCGCCGAGAGGACGAGTTCAGCCCGCTCAAGAATGCCGCGGGCACCGGCGAGGATGACCCGGATACTAGCAGGGCTGATATTACTGCCCAAGGCAGAAGATGGCTTGAGGCTGCTGGTGCCAAGGTtgcgggtggtgttgaggttaGCCCATTGTTGAGCTAT ggtggtgagggtctTGAAAAGTACAGCGGCCAGGAGGTCAAGGATATGCTGCAATAG
- a CDS encoding uncharacterized protein (EggNog:ENOG503NZ4V; COG:H), with protein MDNFGRSMRLDSNVTTQRLAEVGFVDIKEEVIRIPFNPWPTDTYSRDIGRWFNLVMKQGFQPLCLAPFARGLNKSFSEINDFVEEVKAEAHLHSEKTTVSLARLLVSTTSLKPLGYNKSTPVG; from the exons ATGGACAACTTTGGCCGATCCATGCGTCTCGACAGCAACGTGACCACGCAGCGGCTGGCCGAGGTAGGGTTCGTTGACATCAAAGAGGAGGTCATCCGGATTCCTTTCAACCCATGGCCGACAGACACATATTCTCGGGACATTGGCCGTTGGTTTAACTTGGTTATGAAGCAGGGATTCCAACCTCTGTGTCTGGCGCCCTTTGCGAGAGGACTCAACAAGTCGTTTTCCGAGATTAACGACTTTGTTGAAGAGGTCAAGGCGGAG GCACATCTTCACAGCGAGAAGACCACAGTGAGTCTCGCTCGTTTGCTCGTTTctaccacctccctcaaaccACTCGGGTACAACAAGAGCACCCCTGTGGGATAA
- the SYM1 gene encoding Protein required for ethanol metabolism (EggNog:ENOG503P1Y0; COG:S), producing MLAWYQARLASRPLLTQSLTTSLLFGIGDITAQQLIEHRGLANHDLLRTARMASYGGLVFGPAATTWFRLLQSHVRFPSSPNRTILARVAADQGLFAPTFIGIFLSSMAVLEGGSVTEKLSSSYWPALSANYLIWPFVQLVNFKFVPLQHRVLFVNVISIGWNCYLSFLNSSAGTEAVPPQEETVKMA from the exons ATGCTCGCCTG GTACCAAGCCCGCCTCGcctcccgccccctcctaacccaatccctcaccacctccctcctcttcggcatAGGCGACATCACCGCCCAGCAACTCATCGAGCACCGCGGCCTCGCAAACcacgacctcctccgcacAGCCCGAATGGCCTCCTACGGCGGTCTAGTCTTcggcccagcagcaacaacctggttccgcctcctccagtcCCACGTCAggttcccctcctccccaaaccgcaccatcctcgcccgcGTGGCCGCCGACCAGGGCCTCTTCGCCCCGACCTTCatcggcatcttcctctcctccatggCCGTCCTCGAAGGGGGGTCCGTGACCGAAAAGCTCTCGTCTTCGTACTGGCCCGCCCTGTCGGCAAACTACCTCATCTGGCCGTTCGTCCAGCTTGTCAACTTCAAGTTTGTCCCGCTCCAGCACAGGGTCCTGTTTGTCAATGTCATCAGCATAGGGTGGAACTGCTATCTCAGTTTTCTCAACAGCTCCGCGGGGACGGAGGCGGTGCCGCCGCAGGAGGAGACGGTCAAGATGGCGTAG
- a CDS encoding uncharacterized protein (EggNog:ENOG503NZ4V; COG:H), producing MAMESQPSRSFYNGTGSSQQHEQNTQVYQENGRWYGTNKKGAYMFPVDADEQDRLDIFHKFCLVARKEFLHKAPVAVEEPSILDLGCGTGIWTIEMAE from the exons ATGGCGATGGAGTCCCAGCCATCAAGGTCCTTCTATAA CGGCACCGGctcatcacaacaacatGAGCAAAACACACAAGTGTACCAGGAAAATGGACGATGGTATGGCACCAACAAAAAGGGTGCTTACATGTTCCCCGTTGATGCG GATGAGCAAGACCGCCTAGACATATTTCACAAGTTTTGCTTGGTTGCTCGCAAGGAATTCCTGCACAAAGCCCCGGTCGCGGTAGAAGAACCATCAATTCTTGATCTCGGCTGTGGCACGGGCATCTGGACCATCGAGATGGCCGAGTAA
- a CDS encoding uncharacterized protein (EggNog:ENOG503NURX; COG:G; CAZy:GH18), with protein MSSSRKSRITNASNVMYTNAVYWPNNRLYKGDTPGALNYGCINRVYYAFANVTADGGVFLSDEWADARAPCDGVQGALGSLMHLKQRYPHLQVILSIGGGASAETFPIVASSTILRDNFARSARGLVEASGLDGIDIVWEYPCNPQQGNDFLALMAAIRLHLPEDHYLLTAALPAARAVLQNIDHGRASEYLDAINLVAYDFFGTWTPKGGHHAQLYSMSKDEESGASGVQFLMASGVPANKILLGIPCFGRSFLNVTGPGHKNRGAGGEDGSFDYSQLPRKGTKEQVDKRAVAAQCVGGDGGFVTYDNPDTVKIKATFCKQKGLGGLFYWSAPSDSKDSKRSLITAGFRTLHSS; from the exons ATGTCTTCCTCCCGAAAGTCTCGCATAACAAATGCCTCCAATGTCATGTACACCAATGCCGTGTATTGGCCGAACAATAGGCTTTACAAAGGAGACACCCCCGGCGCCCTGAACTACGGATGCATCAACAGAGTCTACTATGCTTTCGCCAACGTGACAGCCGACGGAGGAGTTTTT CTCAGTGACGAGTGGGCAGATGCTCGAGCACCTTGCGATGGTGTTCAGGGTGCTCTGGGATCGTTGATGCATCTGAAACAAAGATATCCGCACTTACAAGTGATTTTGTCTattggcggaggagcttcAGCTGAGACATTTCCCATTGTGGCGTCAAGCACTATACTCCGTGACAACTTTGCCCGCTCGGCCCGAGGGCTGGTGGAAGCATCAGGCCTTGACGGCATTGACA TTGTCTGGGAATATCCTTGCAATCCGCAGCAAGGCAATgacttcctcgccctcatgGCAGCAATTCGACTCCATCTACCCGAGGACCATTATCTGCTCACCGCTGCCCTGCCTGCAGCCCGAGCTGTCCTTCAGAACATCGACCATGGGCGAGCGTCCGAGTACCTTGATGCAATCAACCTCGTTGCCTACGACTTCTTCGGTACATGGACTCCCAAAGGTGGCCACCATGCCCAGCTGTATTCGATGAGCAAGGATGAAGAATCAGGGGCGTCCGGTGTCCAGTTTCTGATGGCTTCGGGAGTTCCTGCGAACAAGATCCTTCTGGGCATTCCATGCTTTGGGCGAAGCTTTCTCAACGTCACAGGCCCGGGGCACAAGAATAGGGGTGCtgggggtgaagatggaTCCTTTGACTACAGTCAGCTTCCCAGGAAAGGCACCAAAGAGCAGGTGGACAAGCGTGCCGTGGCAGCACAatgtgttggtggtgatggcgggttCGTTACCTACGACAATCCGGACACGGTGAAGATCAAAGCTACATTTTGCAAGCAGAAAGGTCTCGGA GGACTCTTCTACTGGAGCGCACCCTCGGACTCCAAAGACAGCAAGAGGAGCTTGATCACAGCCGGGTTTAGGACGCTTCACAGTTCTTGA
- the thp1 gene encoding uracil DNA N-glycosylase Thp1 (COG:L; EggNog:ENOG503NUH6), with product MSETSSPQEEATDNLPTPTFAGRLKLSEFIFTPEQKKSMPLQQPLRKSPRLLTSTSSSSTPLLQPSPSIPSPLKRSPSEPPSSISSPSKRKRPKPLPTPPGPLPLLPDAIAPNLILLFVGLNPGLLTSSTGHAYAHPTNLFWRLLHSSGITPRLCAPQEDRLLPSLFSLGLTNIVPRPTRNGAELSKKEMDAGVVVLEEKIREFKPEVVCIVGKSIWESVWRVRHGRGIKKEEFRYGWQERGEDMGKVEGGGEWNGARVFVACSTSGLAATLKPREKEEIFGELGEWVVKRRREREEEKGVGNGTDGGEDGGEGIGLVDDAEVKQES from the exons ATGTCCgaaacatcatcaccccaagaagaagcaaccgacaacctccccaccccgaCCTTCGCCGGCCGTCTCAAACTCTCAGAATTCATCTTCACCCCTGAGCAAAAGAAATCCATgcctctccaacaacccctccgtAAAAGCCCCCGGCTTCtcacatcaacctcctcctcatcaacaccactcctccaaccctccccctccataccatcccccctcaaacGCTCCCCCTCggaaccaccatcatcaatatcctccccttcaaaaCGCAAACGCCCtaaacccctccccaccccacccggcccgctccccctcctcccagacGCCATCGctcccaacctcatcctcctcttcgtcggcCTGAATCCCGGCCTGctaacctcctccaccggccacGCCTACGCCCACCCGACAAATCTCTTCTggcgcctcctccactcATCCGGCATCACCCCCCGCCTCTGCGCGCCACAAGAAGATCGgcttctcccctccctcttctccctcggGCTCACCAACATTGTCCCCCGACCGACACGGAATGGGGCAGAGCTTtcaaagaaggagatggatgctGGCGTTGTGGTCCTGGAAGAGAAAATCAGGGAGTTTAAGCCGGAGGTGGTGTGTATTGTTGGGAAGAGCATTTGGGAGAGCGTGTGGAGGGTGAGGCATGGGAGGgggatcaagaaggaggagtttaGGTACGGGTGGCAGGAGCGGGGGGAGGATATGGGaaaggtggagggggggggggagtggaaTGGGGCGAGGGTGTTTGTTGCTTGTAGTACTAGTGGGTTGGCGGCTACGTTGAAGCcaagggagaaggaggagatttttggggagttgggggagtgggttgtcaagaggaggagggagagggaggaggagaagggggtggggaatGGAacggatggtg gtgaggatggtggtgagggtaTAGGGCTGGTTGATGATGCAGAGGTCAAGCAGGAATCATAA